A genomic segment from Kyrpidia tusciae DSM 2912 encodes:
- a CDS encoding nitrous oxide reductase accessory protein NosL, producing MKIKRMIGMLAATAALSLALAGCGKQAAQPAAIDPAVDKCAVCHMTVKDDHFATEIILADGQALKFDDLGCMNKWTQQNGTSQVAQRFVRDYNSSQWLKFEDATYVYDPNIVTPMAYNVVSFQNKADAENFLKQYPGGKLFAADQLGSHNWARNMEMMKKMKEQMNMNSGSMSGGSMNGGNMSGAEMGH from the coding sequence ATGAAAATCAAACGGATGATCGGGATGCTGGCGGCGACCGCCGCCCTCAGTCTTGCTCTCGCGGGCTGCGGGAAACAAGCCGCCCAACCGGCGGCCATCGACCCCGCCGTGGACAAGTGTGCCGTTTGCCACATGACAGTCAAAGATGATCATTTTGCCACGGAGATCATTCTCGCCGATGGCCAGGCGCTTAAATTTGACGACCTCGGCTGCATGAACAAGTGGACCCAGCAAAATGGCACTTCTCAGGTTGCCCAGCGATTTGTCCGGGATTACAACAGCAGTCAATGGCTCAAATTCGAAGACGCCACTTATGTCTACGACCCGAATATCGTGACTCCCATGGCCTATAATGTCGTTTCCTTCCAGAATAAGGCCGATGCGGAAAACTTCCTGAAACAGTACCCGGGGGGAAAGCTGTTTGCGGCGGATCAGTTGGGGAGCCATAACTGGGCCCGCAATATGGAAATGATGAAAAAAATGAAAGAACAGATGAACATGAACAGCGGCAGCATGAGCGGCGGCAGCATGAACGGAGGTAATATGAGCGGCGCGGAAATGGGGCACTGA
- a CDS encoding ABC transporter ATP-binding protein, with the protein MGLEWENISKTIRGNRVVHPFSFRLPPGRVLALAGGNGAGKSTILRMTVGLLRPTSGVIRVNGIETGRRIRDYVEQIGYMPDNFSFSPGLTAWETITFFAGLKGLDQQRARDVLEIVGLGAERDKRVGHFSKGMQQRLLFAQAILADPPLLVLDEPTNGLDPYWVDILAELLVGVKRSGRSVVFSTHQLDVAEQVADEVIFLNRGRVISSDAVESFRTRYGAGGLMAAFAELIRKETGTRAASEGRGPRRGGSG; encoded by the coding sequence ATGGGCCTGGAGTGGGAAAATATCTCAAAAACGATCCGCGGCAATAGGGTGGTCCACCCTTTCAGCTTTCGGCTACCTCCCGGACGGGTGTTGGCCCTTGCGGGCGGCAACGGGGCTGGCAAAAGTACGATCCTGCGGATGACGGTGGGCCTCCTGCGGCCGACGAGCGGGGTCATTCGAGTCAATGGGATTGAAACGGGTCGACGGATCCGGGATTATGTCGAACAGATCGGCTACATGCCGGATAATTTTTCCTTCTCCCCGGGTTTGACCGCCTGGGAGACGATTACTTTTTTCGCGGGGCTCAAAGGCCTGGATCAGCAAAGAGCCAGGGATGTTTTGGAAATCGTAGGACTTGGGGCGGAGCGGGACAAGCGGGTTGGCCACTTTTCTAAGGGCATGCAGCAGCGACTGCTCTTCGCCCAAGCGATCCTGGCGGACCCTCCCCTCTTGGTGCTGGACGAACCGACCAACGGACTGGATCCGTACTGGGTGGATATCCTGGCAGAGCTCCTCGTCGGGGTCAAAAGGAGCGGGAGGTCTGTGGTGTTCTCGACGCACCAGCTCGATGTGGCCGAACAGGTGGCGGATGAGGTGATTTTTCTGAATCGGGGACGGGTGATTAGTTCGGACGCGGTGGAATCTTTCCGCACCCGATACGGGGCCGGCGGTTTGATGGCCGCCTTTGCCGAATTGATTCGGAAAGAAACGGGCACCCGGGCGGCTTCGGAAGGGAGGGGACCACGGCGCGGCGGTTCGGGGTGA
- a CDS encoding ABC transporter permease: protein MSAAWIIAKREMKLGYRNPWAYSFLALFSVFSLALVLIQSNRAAGLPAYTHATATMMNLILYLLPMMTLLLGAFSVTAEKEDGTRDLLSTYTLSSWAYMAGKFVGLVVVLASILAVGFGLFGLVGAWVGQGVTLADLALFSGFSAAILLLYLGIALLIGALAANRWQALTMGVGVWFVTVLAWPTLLIASLNLMPHSAVKPMLTLLTFCNPAELVRLFTVIQLGAGSILGPAYVQMVEGASGPWGPVVMAGFGLLWLAVFQTLAVWVWERGRRRG from the coding sequence GTGAGCGCTGCCTGGATCATTGCCAAGCGGGAAATGAAGCTGGGGTACCGGAATCCCTGGGCATACTCGTTTCTCGCTCTGTTCAGCGTGTTTAGCCTGGCTCTGGTTTTGATTCAGTCGAACCGGGCGGCCGGGCTACCGGCGTATACTCATGCCACGGCGACGATGATGAACCTGATCCTCTATCTGCTGCCGATGATGACGCTGCTCTTGGGTGCTTTTTCCGTGACGGCCGAAAAGGAGGACGGCACCCGGGATCTGCTTTCGACTTATACCCTGTCTTCCTGGGCGTACATGGCGGGGAAATTTGTAGGTTTGGTTGTCGTTTTGGCGTCGATACTGGCTGTGGGGTTCGGGCTGTTCGGTCTGGTCGGGGCCTGGGTGGGGCAGGGGGTGACCCTGGCGGATCTGGCTCTGTTCTCGGGTTTTTCAGCGGCCATCCTGTTGTTGTACCTCGGGATTGCCCTCCTGATCGGGGCGCTTGCGGCCAATCGCTGGCAGGCGCTGACCATGGGGGTCGGGGTGTGGTTTGTGACGGTGCTCGCCTGGCCGACCCTTCTCATTGCCTCTTTAAATCTCATGCCCCACAGCGCCGTAAAACCGATGTTGACCCTTCTCACGTTCTGTAATCCTGCCGAATTGGTCCGTCTGTTCACCGTCATCCAGCTCGGGGCCGGATCGATCCTCGGTCCGGCCTATGTCCAGATGGTGGAAGGGGCGTCGGGGCCTTGGGGACCGGTGGTGATGGCGGGATTCGGACTGCTGTGGTTGGCGGTTTTTCAAACACTCGCTGTGTGGGTCTGGGAGAGGGGGCGACGCCGTGGGTGA
- a CDS encoding bifunctional YncE family protein/alkaline phosphatase family protein, producing MKKRRRIARKRWVAGAAMAGLLLGTGLAPGSAWAREAGPQSNGTAVTSYDWVVTPAGKQVTLGDFPMGGALSRDGRYLVVSNDGQGTQSLQVIDLAQQKVIQTIPYKSPEALYLGVAFSPDGKTLYASAGGNNKIRVFQFRDGQLSEQSPIALIGLTPGPKASNQKGNAYPAGLTVSPDGGFLYVVNNLYNTVVKIDTSTGKVVAQGNVGQYPYTALLSQDGKTLYVTNWGEDTVTALDPDTLQTRATIEVGLHPNALALNPRTGAIYVANSDSDTLSVIDPSRQKVVQTISLAPYRGALPGSQPDALTVSPDGRTLYVANAGNNDIAVVDLGNGSPTARADVKGLIPTGWYPTGVYTADRGNQILVLNAKGLGAGPNTQGQYIGNMISGTLSIIDAPNPGELRRYTEQVKRNNQPASGPESGGRPGNGSTDRFPIPRFLGQDSPIKHVIYVIKENRTYDQVFGDMGKGNSDPSLTEFGEDITPNLHKLANQFVLLDNTYTDAEVSADGHNWSTAAEANDYVEKNWLANYSGRNRGYDFEGTNPATYPQNGFIWNDATKSGVSFRDYGEFVEKDPKTGKWAPTDPSIGQNYDPDYPGWDLNISDLTRFDRWNEEFQQYVKNGNLPQFEIVRLPNDHTMGTKPGALTPQAYVAQNDYALGKLVDAVSHSPYWKNTAIFVIEDDSQDGLDHVDAHRTEALVISPYTQRGGAVDSTFYDTASMLKTIELILGMKPMTQYDAAALPMINAFTTHPDFAPYDAVPPTYPLDARNGQNAPMAMVSEQMDWSQEDVASPKKLDEVLWAATHPGQPYPKKSEADGGPNAATGSAGAAEAAD from the coding sequence CAATCCAATGGCACCGCGGTCACCTCCTACGACTGGGTCGTGACCCCCGCTGGGAAGCAGGTCACCCTGGGAGATTTCCCCATGGGGGGCGCCCTCAGCCGAGACGGCCGATACCTGGTGGTCTCGAACGACGGGCAAGGCACCCAGTCCCTTCAAGTCATCGACCTCGCACAGCAAAAGGTCATTCAGACCATACCCTACAAGTCTCCGGAAGCCCTTTATCTCGGCGTGGCTTTCAGCCCGGACGGAAAGACGCTGTACGCCTCGGCAGGCGGTAACAACAAGATCCGCGTGTTCCAGTTTCGCGACGGCCAATTGTCCGAGCAATCCCCCATTGCGCTCATCGGTCTAACCCCGGGGCCTAAGGCCAGTAACCAAAAGGGAAATGCCTATCCCGCTGGACTGACCGTTTCCCCAGACGGCGGCTTCTTGTATGTCGTCAATAACCTGTATAATACCGTGGTCAAAATCGACACCTCCACGGGCAAGGTGGTGGCCCAGGGGAATGTCGGCCAATACCCGTACACCGCTCTGCTCTCCCAAGACGGAAAAACCCTTTACGTCACCAACTGGGGCGAAGACACGGTGACCGCTCTGGATCCGGACACCTTACAGACCCGGGCCACCATCGAGGTCGGCCTCCACCCGAATGCCCTGGCCCTGAACCCCCGCACCGGCGCGATCTATGTGGCCAACTCCGACAGCGATACCCTCTCGGTGATCGACCCCTCCCGGCAAAAGGTCGTTCAGACCATTTCCCTCGCTCCCTATCGCGGCGCCCTGCCCGGAAGCCAACCGGATGCCCTCACCGTGAGCCCGGATGGCCGCACCCTCTACGTGGCCAATGCCGGAAACAACGACATCGCCGTCGTCGATCTCGGCAATGGGTCCCCCACCGCCCGGGCTGATGTCAAAGGTCTTATCCCCACCGGTTGGTACCCCACTGGAGTATACACAGCCGACAGAGGAAACCAGATCCTGGTCCTTAACGCCAAAGGTCTCGGGGCCGGACCCAACACTCAAGGGCAGTACATCGGGAATATGATAAGCGGCACTCTTTCCATCATTGACGCCCCGAACCCAGGCGAACTCCGGCGTTACACCGAGCAAGTGAAGCGCAACAATCAACCCGCCTCTGGGCCTGAGTCCGGCGGGCGCCCTGGTAACGGCTCGACGGACCGGTTTCCCATCCCCCGATTCCTCGGCCAGGATTCCCCGATCAAGCACGTGATCTACGTCATCAAAGAAAATCGCACCTACGACCAGGTGTTCGGCGACATGGGCAAAGGCAACAGTGACCCGTCCCTGACCGAATTCGGCGAGGACATCACCCCGAACCTTCACAAGTTGGCCAACCAGTTCGTGCTCCTCGACAACACCTACACCGACGCCGAGGTCAGCGCAGACGGGCACAACTGGTCCACCGCCGCCGAAGCCAATGACTACGTCGAGAAAAACTGGCTGGCCAATTACAGCGGCCGGAACCGGGGATATGATTTCGAGGGCACAAACCCCGCGACCTACCCACAAAATGGATTCATCTGGAATGACGCAACGAAGTCGGGGGTGTCGTTCCGGGACTATGGGGAGTTCGTGGAGAAAGACCCCAAGACAGGCAAATGGGCTCCCACCGACCCCAGCATCGGGCAAAACTATGATCCCGATTATCCCGGTTGGGATTTGAACATCTCCGACCTGACCCGCTTCGACCGGTGGAATGAGGAATTTCAACAATACGTGAAAAACGGAAATCTTCCTCAGTTCGAGATCGTTCGATTGCCCAACGACCACACCATGGGCACCAAACCCGGAGCCCTCACACCCCAGGCCTATGTGGCCCAGAATGACTACGCCCTCGGAAAACTCGTCGATGCGGTGAGCCATTCTCCCTATTGGAAAAACACGGCCATTTTCGTGATCGAGGACGATTCCCAGGACGGCTTGGACCACGTGGACGCCCATCGGACCGAAGCGCTGGTGATCAGCCCGTACACCCAACGGGGCGGCGCCGTGGACAGCACTTTTTACGATACGGCCTCCATGTTGAAGACCATCGAACTGATTCTCGGCATGAAGCCGATGACCCAGTACGACGCCGCGGCCCTGCCGATGATCAACGCCTTCACCACCCATCCGGATTTTGCGCCCTACGACGCCGTGCCCCCGACCTATCCCCTCGACGCCCGCAACGGCCAAAATGCCCCCATGGCCATGGTGTCCGAACAGATGGACTGGAGCCAGGAAGACGTGGCCTCGCCCAAGAAATTGGATGAAGTCCTGTGGGCAGCGACTCATCCGGGACAACCGTATCCGAAAAAAAGTGAGGCAGACGGGGGCCCCAATGCGGCCACCGGCAGCGCCGGCGCTGCCGAAGCAGCCGATTAA